A window from Chitinophaga filiformis encodes these proteins:
- the hydA gene encoding dihydropyrimidinase, with amino-acid sequence MSLLIKNGRIITATDDYLADILVEGEQVAAIGKELIADAEEIIDAAGMLVMPGGIDPHVHLDMPFMGTFSSDTHETGTRAALFGGTTTVIDFVLQKQGHSLREALDEWNSRARGTAVGDYSFHMAVTDFNPGTKAEIKTMVEQEGITSFKTFMAYKGALMIDDRQMTALMQEVKQQGGMVTVHATNGDVIDYLVAKNLADGNTSPLYHYLSQPEVTEAEASARFTDLANYTGCPGYIVHLTCEGALNAVRNATRRNQKVYVETCIQYLLLDASKYDMGFESAKWVMSPPLRELKDQETLWAGINQGLVNIVATDHCPFMWKQKLMGENNFSKIPNGHPAIENRMELLFSEGVNKNRITLNKYVEVACTNPAKIFGMFPRKGTIAIGSDADIIILDPKQKHTISAATHHMHVDYSAYEGWELTGKVKTVLLRGKVAIDNNECLVPKGYGQFIKRNKVSGKI; translated from the coding sequence ATGTCACTGCTGATTAAAAACGGAAGGATCATTACCGCCACGGACGACTACCTGGCGGATATATTGGTGGAAGGCGAGCAGGTCGCCGCTATCGGTAAAGAACTGATAGCTGATGCCGAAGAGATCATTGATGCCGCTGGCATGCTGGTCATGCCGGGAGGCATCGATCCGCATGTACACCTCGATATGCCATTTATGGGCACCTTCTCCAGCGATACGCACGAAACAGGCACCAGGGCGGCCCTCTTTGGCGGCACCACCACTGTGATCGATTTTGTGTTGCAGAAACAGGGACATTCCCTGCGCGAAGCGCTGGACGAATGGAACAGCAGGGCCCGCGGTACTGCTGTCGGCGACTATAGTTTCCACATGGCGGTGACCGATTTTAACCCCGGTACGAAAGCCGAAATAAAGACCATGGTGGAACAGGAAGGTATCACCTCCTTTAAGACATTCATGGCCTATAAAGGCGCCCTGATGATCGACGACCGGCAGATGACCGCATTGATGCAGGAAGTGAAACAGCAGGGTGGTATGGTGACGGTACACGCTACCAATGGCGACGTTATCGATTATCTCGTTGCGAAAAATCTGGCTGATGGGAATACATCTCCGCTATACCATTACCTCTCGCAACCGGAAGTGACGGAGGCCGAGGCCTCCGCCCGTTTTACAGATCTGGCCAATTATACCGGCTGTCCGGGATACATTGTCCATCTTACCTGTGAAGGCGCCCTGAATGCGGTGCGCAACGCTACCCGCCGCAATCAGAAGGTCTATGTAGAAACCTGTATCCAGTATCTCCTGCTCGATGCCTCGAAATATGATATGGGCTTTGAAAGCGCCAAATGGGTCATGAGCCCGCCTCTGCGTGAATTAAAAGACCAGGAAACATTATGGGCAGGTATCAACCAGGGGCTCGTTAATATTGTTGCCACCGATCATTGTCCCTTTATGTGGAAACAAAAACTGATGGGTGAGAACAATTTCTCAAAGATCCCGAACGGTCATCCTGCCATTGAGAACAGGATGGAACTGCTGTTCAGCGAAGGTGTGAACAAGAACAGGATCACCCTCAACAAATACGTGGAAGTGGCCTGTACCAATCCCGCAAAGATCTTCGGGATGTTCCCCCGCAAAGGCACCATTGCTATTGGCAGCGATGCCGATATCATTATCCTTGATCCGAAACAGAAACATACTATCAGTGCCGCTACCCATCATATGCATGTAGATTACTCCGCCTATGAAGGATGGGAGCTGACCGGTAAAGTAAAGACCGTGTTGCTGAGAGGCAAAGTAGCCATCGACAACAACGAATGCCTGGTACCCAAAGGCTACGGCCAGTTCATCAAGCGTAATAAGGTAAGCGGAAAGATCTGA
- a CDS encoding NCS1 family nucleobase:cation symporter-1: MDARNHDINQNIPRSALYSEDLAPVPASRRTWNTWNYASLWISMSLCIPTYMLASSLIEGGMNWWQAILTIFAGNTVVLIPMILNGHAGAKYGIPFPVFARASFGTKGANIPAMLRAIVACGWFGIQTWIGGFALYQMLQLWIPGLATLAPVFPASFGLATGPAICFLLFWLLNMYIVYLGIESIRKLLVFKAIFLPVAVLALLYWAVTSVKGGLGPILTQPSKFTSGAAFWAFFIPGLTGMVGFWATLSLNIPDFTRYAVSQKAQIKGQALGLPPSMTLFSFIGVVVTSATNIVYGTTIWDPVVLAGKFDNKILVSIAMIAVAISTLATNIAANIISPANDFANLAPEKINFRRGGYITGIIGILIFPWKLVADPTGYIFTWLVGYSSLLGPVGGIMIADYYLIRKQQLLVDELYDPQGTYSFSNGFNRYAMIALLLGIIPNIPGFLTTIKFISPDAVPGWINQLYSYAWFVGFFVSGISYYLIMRSYSIITTPGKNNEVNYVTAD, from the coding sequence ATGGACGCCCGCAACCACGACATCAACCAAAATATTCCCCGTTCCGCGCTTTACAGCGAGGACCTCGCCCCCGTACCTGCGTCGCGGCGAACCTGGAACACATGGAACTATGCGAGCCTCTGGATAAGCATGAGCCTTTGCATCCCGACCTACATGCTGGCCAGTTCACTGATAGAAGGAGGAATGAACTGGTGGCAGGCTATCCTGACCATCTTTGCCGGTAATACCGTCGTACTGATCCCCATGATCCTGAATGGTCATGCCGGTGCGAAATACGGCATTCCCTTCCCGGTATTCGCCCGCGCCAGCTTTGGCACTAAAGGCGCTAATATCCCGGCTATGCTGCGTGCTATCGTTGCCTGCGGATGGTTCGGTATCCAGACCTGGATCGGCGGATTTGCTCTCTACCAGATGCTGCAGCTGTGGATACCTGGCCTGGCCACTTTAGCGCCGGTATTCCCCGCTTCCTTCGGACTAGCCACTGGTCCTGCTATCTGCTTCCTGTTATTCTGGCTGCTCAACATGTATATTGTGTATTTAGGGATAGAAAGTATCCGGAAACTGCTGGTCTTCAAAGCCATCTTTCTCCCTGTGGCGGTACTGGCGCTTCTGTATTGGGCGGTGACCTCAGTAAAGGGCGGACTAGGTCCAATTTTGACACAGCCCTCAAAATTTACTTCCGGCGCTGCCTTCTGGGCTTTCTTTATTCCCGGGCTCACGGGTATGGTGGGCTTCTGGGCCACGCTCTCACTCAATATCCCCGACTTTACCCGCTACGCTGTCAGCCAGAAGGCACAGATCAAAGGACAGGCCTTAGGACTGCCCCCGTCCATGACCTTATTCTCTTTCATCGGCGTAGTGGTAACTTCTGCTACCAATATCGTATACGGTACCACGATATGGGATCCTGTCGTACTGGCCGGTAAATTTGATAACAAGATCCTGGTCAGCATCGCCATGATCGCAGTAGCGATATCTACACTGGCCACTAACATCGCTGCGAACATCATCAGCCCTGCCAATGACTTTGCGAACCTGGCGCCTGAGAAGATCAACTTCCGCAGGGGTGGTTATATCACGGGTATCATCGGCATCCTCATTTTCCCCTGGAAACTGGTCGCTGACCCTACCGGCTACATCTTCACCTGGCTGGTCGGTTATTCGAGCTTATTGGGCCCCGTAGGCGGCATTATGATCGCCGATTATTACCTGATCCGTAAGCAGCAACTGTTGGTGGATGAATTGTATGATCCGCAGGGCACCTACAGTTTCTCCAATGGCTTCAACCGTTATGCGATGATCGCTCTGCTGCTGGGCATTATACCCAACATCCCCGGTTTTCTGACCACTATTAAATTCATATCCCCGGATGCTGTCCCCGGCTGGATCAATCAATTATACAGTTATGCATGGTTTGTAGGATTCTTTGTATCCGGCATCAGTTACTATCTCATCATGCGTTCTTATAGTATCATTACCACCCCCGGAAAAAACAACGAAGTCAATTATGTCACTGCTGATTAA
- a CDS encoding nitrilase-related carbon-nitrogen hydrolase → MSRIIKSGLIQMSLPKTEGEGSIDEIKEAMFQKHLPLIEEAGEKGVQILCLQEIFNTPYFCPGQDTKWYASAETVPGPTTERIATYAKKYSMVIIVPIYEKEQAGVLYNTAAVIDADGTYLGKYRKNHIPHTSGFWEKFFFKPGNLGYPVFQTRYAKIGIYICYDRHFPDGARVLGLNGAEIVYNPSATVAGLSQYLWKLEQPAHAAANGYFMGCINRVGEEKPWNLGKFYGSSYFVDPRGQIFASASEDKDELLIATFDLDMIDEVRSVWQFFRDRRPETYGKLTEL, encoded by the coding sequence ATGTCGCGTATTATCAAATCAGGACTTATTCAAATGAGCTTGCCCAAAACAGAAGGCGAAGGAAGCATCGACGAGATCAAAGAGGCCATGTTTCAAAAACATCTCCCGCTCATCGAAGAAGCAGGAGAAAAAGGTGTACAGATCCTCTGCCTGCAGGAGATATTCAATACCCCTTATTTCTGTCCCGGGCAGGATACTAAATGGTACGCCTCCGCTGAAACCGTTCCCGGACCTACTACGGAGAGGATCGCTACCTATGCGAAAAAGTACAGCATGGTGATCATCGTGCCCATTTATGAAAAAGAACAGGCAGGGGTACTTTACAACACCGCCGCTGTTATTGACGCAGATGGTACATACCTTGGTAAATACCGGAAGAACCATATTCCGCATACCTCCGGTTTCTGGGAGAAATTCTTCTTCAAGCCCGGCAACCTTGGCTATCCTGTATTTCAAACCAGGTATGCAAAGATCGGGATCTACATCTGCTACGACCGTCACTTCCCCGATGGCGCCAGGGTACTTGGTTTGAACGGAGCAGAGATCGTTTATAATCCTTCTGCAACCGTGGCTGGTCTGTCGCAATACCTCTGGAAACTGGAACAGCCCGCACACGCTGCTGCCAATGGATATTTTATGGGATGTATCAACAGGGTGGGAGAAGAGAAACCCTGGAACCTGGGTAAGTTCTACGGATCATCTTATTTCGTAGATCCCCGCGGCCAGATCTTTGCCAGCGCCTCGGAAGATAAAGACGAACTGCTCATCGCCACTTTCGATCTCGATATGATAGATGAAGTAAGAAGTGTATGGCAGTTCTTCCGTGACAGACGACCAGAAACTTATGGCAAGCTTACCGAGCTGTAA
- the preA gene encoding NAD-dependent dihydropyrimidine dehydrogenase subunit PreA yields MANISANFLGITSPNPFWLASAPPTDKKLNVLRAFEAGWGGVVWKTLGSQIKNVSSRYSSVDYNGSRVMGFNNIELISDRPLDINLKEIAECVRLFPDRAMIVSLMADNNRNSWHELIKQVEDTGAHGLELNFGCPHGMTERGMGAAVGQDPEIAARVVEWVMEAATIPVITKLTPNVHSVVPTGRAAVNAGTNALSLINTIQSVTGVDLDTFVPNPNVGGQSTFGGYCGPAVKPIALKMLTTISQDPVTAKVPISGIGGIGTWKDAAEFMLLGATTVQVCTAAMRYGFRIIEDMCDGLNNWMDEKGFKTTDDFIGRSVPTLTNWEELDINYHIIAKINQDKCIHCGLCYISCEDGSHQAINLSYGNPYNTYTVKEEECVGCNLCKLVCPVDNCITMEEHRKGEEYLNWKEFQRRGLPLNDH; encoded by the coding sequence ATGGCAAACATCTCGGCAAATTTTCTTGGTATTACATCTCCCAATCCTTTCTGGTTGGCGAGTGCGCCCCCTACTGATAAGAAACTGAACGTGCTGCGTGCTTTTGAAGCCGGCTGGGGCGGAGTGGTATGGAAGACACTGGGCAGCCAGATAAAGAATGTTTCCTCCCGTTATTCCTCCGTAGATTACAATGGTAGCCGGGTAATGGGCTTCAACAATATTGAACTGATCAGCGATCGCCCGCTGGACATCAACCTGAAGGAAATAGCAGAATGTGTCCGGCTCTTTCCCGACCGCGCCATGATCGTTTCTCTCATGGCCGACAACAACCGGAATAGCTGGCATGAACTGATCAAACAAGTGGAAGATACCGGCGCTCACGGACTTGAACTGAACTTCGGCTGCCCGCATGGTATGACGGAACGGGGCATGGGTGCAGCCGTTGGGCAAGACCCCGAAATTGCCGCCCGCGTTGTGGAATGGGTAATGGAGGCCGCGACCATCCCGGTTATCACGAAACTGACGCCTAATGTTCATTCTGTAGTACCAACAGGTCGTGCGGCAGTGAATGCCGGTACCAATGCCTTGTCGCTCATCAACACCATCCAGTCTGTTACCGGTGTGGACCTGGATACCTTTGTGCCCAATCCCAATGTCGGCGGGCAATCCACCTTCGGCGGCTATTGTGGCCCTGCGGTGAAACCTATTGCGCTGAAGATGCTCACTACCATCAGCCAGGACCCTGTTACTGCTAAAGTGCCGATATCCGGTATTGGCGGTATCGGCACCTGGAAGGATGCGGCTGAGTTCATGTTGCTTGGCGCTACTACTGTACAGGTATGTACAGCCGCTATGCGTTATGGCTTCCGCATCATCGAAGATATGTGCGATGGACTGAATAACTGGATGGATGAGAAGGGCTTCAAAACAACAGACGACTTTATCGGCCGCTCAGTGCCTACACTGACCAACTGGGAGGAGCTGGATATCAACTATCATATCATCGCAAAAATTAACCAGGATAAATGCATTCATTGCGGCCTCTGTTATATCAGTTGTGAAGACGGTTCGCATCAGGCCATCAATCTGTCATACGGTAATCCTTACAACACATATACTGTCAAAGAAGAAGAATGTGTAGGCTGTAACTTATGTAAACTGGTATGCCCTGTAGATAATTGTATCACCATGGAAGAGCACCGGAAAGGAGAGGAGTATCTCAACTGGAAGGAATTCCAGCGCAGGGGCCTCCCATTGAATGATCACTGA
- a CDS encoding zinc-dependent alcohol dehydrogenase, translating to MENTMKAAVKNAAGTFDVTDVDLPELPHDDWVLARVRVAGICGTDLRHWKKHEPSLEHKVMGHELAGEVVKIGKAVKDVKPGDRVVIETLLGDETCDWCNVQQYNICPNLYPVRMETISRAFAQYVIGPAKKFYKLPEHVSFEEATLLDTFSVCLHAIHLSNIGLNDKVVVIGAGPIGLGQLQLAKISGADVLITDVVDSSLDIARELGADVVVNTSKEDATAKLKEFTANRGADITFECAGGPSMPETLKQAVNFTRIGGKVVIVGGFEAGEQAIPLDWQHIQKAEIQLIPSASYAFKGIYPEMKMCLDLLAKGKLNASKLITHRFKIDDINKAFETAQNKQQTHAVFVALNI from the coding sequence ATGGAAAACACGATGAAGGCTGCGGTTAAGAATGCAGCGGGAACATTTGATGTAACAGATGTAGATCTTCCGGAATTGCCTCATGACGATTGGGTACTTGCCCGGGTACGCGTAGCGGGTATTTGCGGAACCGACCTGCGGCATTGGAAGAAACATGAACCGTCGCTGGAACATAAAGTAATGGGGCATGAGCTGGCCGGCGAGGTGGTGAAGATCGGCAAGGCAGTCAAAGATGTAAAACCGGGCGACCGGGTAGTGATAGAAACACTACTGGGAGATGAGACCTGCGACTGGTGCAATGTGCAGCAGTACAACATTTGCCCGAACCTCTACCCGGTAAGAATGGAAACCATATCGCGCGCATTTGCGCAATACGTGATTGGTCCGGCTAAAAAGTTTTACAAGCTACCTGAGCATGTCAGCTTTGAGGAAGCCACCCTGCTGGATACTTTCTCCGTTTGCCTGCATGCTATACATCTCAGCAATATCGGTCTGAATGATAAAGTGGTGGTGATAGGCGCCGGGCCGATAGGGCTCGGGCAATTACAGCTGGCGAAGATCAGCGGTGCGGATGTATTGATAACAGATGTGGTAGATTCCTCCCTTGACATTGCCAGGGAACTCGGCGCTGATGTTGTTGTGAATACCAGTAAGGAGGATGCTACTGCAAAATTGAAGGAGTTTACCGCCAACCGGGGCGCCGATATTACATTTGAATGTGCAGGAGGGCCATCTATGCCGGAAACGCTGAAACAGGCGGTTAATTTTACCCGCATTGGTGGAAAGGTGGTAATAGTAGGCGGCTTTGAAGCGGGAGAGCAGGCTATTCCCTTAGACTGGCAGCACATACAAAAGGCGGAGATACAGTTGATACCCAGCGCCAGCTATGCTTTCAAGGGCATATATCCGGAGATGAAGATGTGCCTTGATCTGCTGGCGAAAGGGAAATTAAACGCCAGCAAGCTCATTACACACCGTTTTAAAATTGATGATATCAATAAGGCTTTTGAAACAGCACAAAACAAGCAGCAGACCCATGCTGTTTTTGTGGCGCTTAACATCTGA
- a CDS encoding NAD(P)-dependent oxidoreductase: protein MAVRNNRLSAEEYQQHFSDIHPPFETRDAALVEANRCLFCYDAPCTKSCPTSINVPKFIKQITTDNLKGSAYTIFSSNIMGGGCAKVCPVEKLCEGACVYNLMEEEPIPIARLQRYATERAIQEKWPLFERKASTGKKVAVIGAGPAGLSCAHALSREGVDVTIYEKESKGGGLMTYGIAAYKVTPQFCQEEVDYITSIGGIDIQYNKTFGKDITLEALQQQYDAVYLAFGVGLARQLYIPGEQLDGVVDAISFIYDIRNSGFPTVPVGDQVAVIGMGMTAIDAATQAKRLGAKEVTLVYRRTRQEMPCTEAEMNLALLDGCKIIWLAAPTEILGEDGKVTHLVCNMVKLEDAAGGRRQPVITDEQLTLPVDMVIKAAGQMPFEQLVHSHQLNNDHGKVTTTDTGVTSIAGVFAGGDCVNGGKEVVDAVQAGKDGARAILEYLQNVLSSRVNPNGE, encoded by the coding sequence ATGGCAGTACGTAATAACCGATTATCTGCTGAGGAATACCAGCAGCACTTCAGTGACATTCATCCGCCTTTTGAGACGCGCGATGCGGCACTGGTAGAAGCAAACCGCTGCCTCTTCTGTTATGATGCGCCCTGTACCAAAAGCTGCCCCACCAGCATCAATGTTCCTAAATTCATTAAGCAGATCACTACAGACAATCTCAAGGGCTCCGCTTACACAATATTCTCTTCCAACATCATGGGCGGTGGCTGCGCCAAGGTCTGCCCCGTAGAAAAACTCTGTGAAGGCGCCTGCGTATACAATCTTATGGAGGAAGAACCGATCCCTATTGCCCGCCTGCAACGGTATGCTACAGAAAGGGCAATACAGGAGAAATGGCCTTTGTTTGAAAGAAAAGCATCTACCGGTAAAAAAGTAGCTGTGATCGGCGCCGGACCTGCAGGGCTGAGTTGTGCGCATGCCTTGTCGAGAGAAGGTGTTGACGTGACCATCTATGAAAAGGAAAGCAAGGGCGGTGGCCTCATGACTTACGGTATCGCGGCTTATAAGGTTACTCCGCAGTTCTGCCAGGAAGAAGTAGATTATATCACCTCCATTGGTGGAATAGATATTCAATACAACAAGACCTTCGGTAAAGACATCACGCTCGAAGCGTTACAACAACAGTACGATGCGGTATATCTTGCTTTCGGCGTTGGTCTTGCCCGTCAGTTATATATTCCCGGCGAGCAACTGGATGGAGTGGTAGATGCTATCAGTTTCATTTACGATATCCGCAACAGTGGTTTTCCAACCGTTCCCGTGGGCGACCAGGTGGCGGTGATCGGTATGGGTATGACGGCCATCGACGCCGCTACCCAGGCAAAGCGGCTGGGAGCGAAAGAGGTGACCCTGGTATATCGCAGAACCCGGCAGGAAATGCCTTGTACAGAAGCAGAGATGAACCTTGCACTATTAGATGGTTGTAAGATCATCTGGCTGGCAGCGCCTACGGAAATATTGGGCGAAGATGGAAAGGTGACACACCTCGTCTGCAATATGGTAAAGCTCGAAGACGCCGCTGGTGGCCGCCGTCAGCCGGTCATTACGGATGAGCAGCTCACACTGCCCGTAGATATGGTGATCAAGGCCGCCGGACAAATGCCCTTTGAACAATTAGTGCATAGTCACCAGTTAAACAACGATCATGGAAAGGTGACCACTACCGATACTGGCGTCACCAGTATTGCCGGTGTCTTCGCGGGCGGCGATTGTGTAAATGGCGGCAAAGAAGTGGTGGATGCTGTCCAGGCAGGAAAAGACGGCGCCAGGGCAATATTGGAATATCTGCAGAATGTGCTGAGCTCAAGGGTTAATCCGAACGGAGAGTGA
- a CDS encoding phosphocholine-specific phospholipase C yields the protein MDTRRDFLKKAALLSGSAVLAGAMPPAIQRALAINPEPGSTFYDAEHIVFLMQENRSFDHLFGTLQGVRGFNDPRAIRLSNNNKVWLQSNKEGKTYAPFRLNTMDTKVPWMGSTPHGWTDQTDARNNGKYDRWLDVKRTSRKEYADVPLTMGYCDRADFPFYYSLADAFTICDQNFCSSITGTHPNRYYWMTGTVREKNEPEGIAHLWNITNYARPELGWKTYPERLEEQGISWKVYQNEVTIGFGLNGEENDWLSNFGCNVLEYYKQFNIRLHPGGIANLEVKKATLLKEIERLEKEPAEDPDKLKLAAARKVLAKLEEETQLYTMEAYNNLPEAARKLNAKAFTVNSNDPHYHELTTIKYEDDGASRELKVPKGDILHQFREDVKNGTLPTVSWLTSPANFSDHPGEPWYGPWYVNEVMEILLQNPEVWKKTIFILTYDENDGFFDHVVPYAVPDPYKAHTGKVSQGIDPKMDFATKHQQTNPSAMPDRIRESSIGLGYRVPMIIASPWTRGGYVCSELFDHTSSLQFLENFIAKKFNKQVKEENITQWRRTICGDLTAAFRPYNGEQVDSPQFLQKQAFMEKIYSAKFKQTPDNFKALSESEIEQINKDHLRSPYFPKQEKGTRQACAVPYELLVNGRFDKEKNSYSIHFTAANTAFGERASGAPFMVYAMQPYRQETLRTWQYAAAPGDTLVDEWGLNNFDKGRYHLKVYAPNGFYREFAGNRNNPPLKIASSYEKSKKNAAEPTGNIIVSVTNYDTQAHTVEIKDNSYKNGMVKRTVAPQETVDVVLNLARSYQWYDYTVSVPGTDMSETFAGHVETGKVSQTDPLMGGVV from the coding sequence ATGGATACCCGCAGAGATTTTCTAAAAAAGGCAGCACTGTTATCAGGAAGTGCGGTCCTTGCCGGCGCAATGCCACCGGCCATACAGCGAGCATTAGCGATTAACCCGGAGCCGGGCAGTACTTTTTATGATGCTGAGCATATTGTATTCCTCATGCAGGAAAACCGTTCTTTCGATCACCTGTTCGGTACTTTACAGGGGGTAAGAGGATTTAACGATCCCCGGGCTATCCGCTTAAGCAATAACAACAAGGTATGGCTGCAATCCAACAAGGAAGGTAAGACCTATGCTCCTTTCCGGCTCAACACGATGGATACAAAAGTACCCTGGATGGGATCCACACCGCATGGCTGGACAGATCAGACGGATGCACGTAATAACGGTAAATATGACCGCTGGCTGGATGTAAAAAGGACTTCCAGGAAGGAATATGCTGATGTGCCGCTGACGATGGGATATTGTGACCGTGCGGATTTTCCGTTCTATTACTCATTGGCTGACGCCTTTACCATCTGTGATCAAAACTTCTGTTCCAGCATCACCGGTACACATCCTAACCGTTATTACTGGATGACGGGTACTGTACGTGAAAAGAATGAACCGGAGGGAATAGCGCACCTGTGGAACATTACCAATTATGCCCGTCCGGAACTAGGATGGAAAACGTATCCTGAACGACTGGAAGAGCAGGGCATTTCCTGGAAAGTGTACCAGAATGAGGTGACCATCGGATTTGGCCTGAACGGAGAAGAAAACGACTGGCTGAGTAATTTCGGCTGTAATGTACTGGAGTATTACAAACAATTCAACATAAGACTGCATCCGGGTGGTATAGCCAATCTTGAAGTCAAGAAGGCAACGCTCCTCAAAGAGATCGAACGCCTGGAAAAAGAACCGGCGGAAGACCCTGATAAACTCAAACTGGCTGCGGCAAGGAAGGTGCTGGCTAAATTAGAAGAAGAGACGCAACTGTATACCATGGAAGCGTATAATAATCTTCCGGAAGCAGCCAGGAAACTGAATGCCAAAGCATTTACGGTGAACAGTAATGATCCGCATTACCATGAGCTGACCACTATAAAATATGAGGACGATGGCGCCAGCAGGGAACTGAAAGTACCTAAAGGAGACATCCTCCATCAGTTCAGGGAAGATGTGAAGAATGGTACACTGCCTACGGTGTCCTGGCTGACGTCGCCCGCTAATTTCTCCGACCACCCGGGAGAACCATGGTATGGTCCCTGGTATGTAAATGAGGTGATGGAGATCCTCTTGCAGAATCCGGAAGTGTGGAAGAAAACCATCTTCATCCTGACCTACGATGAGAATGATGGTTTCTTTGACCATGTGGTACCCTATGCAGTGCCTGATCCTTATAAAGCGCATACAGGCAAAGTATCGCAGGGTATAGACCCTAAAATGGACTTTGCCACGAAACATCAGCAAACGAATCCTTCTGCTATGCCCGACAGGATCAGGGAGAGCTCCATCGGGCTGGGTTACCGGGTGCCCATGATCATTGCCTCTCCATGGACCAGGGGCGGATATGTTTGTTCTGAGCTGTTTGATCATACTTCGTCTTTACAATTCCTTGAGAACTTTATTGCAAAGAAGTTCAATAAACAGGTGAAGGAAGAGAATATCACGCAGTGGAGAAGAACCATCTGTGGCGATCTTACTGCGGCATTCAGGCCTTATAACGGAGAGCAGGTCGATAGTCCGCAGTTCCTGCAGAAACAGGCATTCATGGAAAAGATCTATAGCGCAAAATTCAAGCAGACGCCAGATAATTTCAAGGCATTGAGCGAGTCGGAGATCGAGCAGATCAACAAAGATCATTTGCGGTCTCCTTATTTTCCTAAACAGGAAAAAGGTACCCGGCAGGCATGCGCTGTACCCTATGAATTACTTGTGAACGGCCGGTTCGATAAAGAGAAGAACAGTTACAGCATCCATTTTACTGCAGCTAATACTGCCTTTGGCGAACGCGCTTCGGGCGCTCCTTTTATGGTATATGCCATGCAGCCTTACCGGCAGGAAACCTTACGTACATGGCAGTATGCTGCAGCGCCGGGAGATACGTTGGTTGATGAATGGGGCCTGAATAATTTTGATAAAGGCCGCTATCACCTGAAAGTATATGCGCCCAATGGCTTCTATCGCGAATTTGCAGGCAACAGGAACAATCCGCCGTTAAAGATAGCAAGCAGCTATGAGAAGAGTAAAAAGAACGCGGCAGAGCCGACTGGCAATATCATTGTCAGTGTCACCAACTATGATACGCAGGCGCATACTGTTGAGATAAAGGACAACAGTTATAAGAACGGTATGGTGAAGCGCACTGTGGCGCCACAGGAGACAGTGGACGTTGTGCTGAACTTAGCCAGAAGCTATCAGTGGTACGACTATACTGTCAGCGTGCCGGGAACGGACATGTCTGAGACCTTCGCCGGCCATGTGGAGACAGGAAAGGTTAGTCAGACAGATCCGTTGATGGGCGGTGTTGTCTGA